One segment of Methylotuvimicrobium sp. KM2 DNA contains the following:
- the cas2 gene encoding CRISPR-associated endonuclease Cas2, with amino-acid sequence MTKRQLYLAAYDISCNKRLRKALYVLRAYASGGQKSVFECFLTPAEKRALLDEVAGVIDPVEDRFILLKLAGPKSIRTLGKAVLPQDGSFFYVG; translated from the coding sequence ATGACAAAACGGCAACTTTATCTCGCGGCTTACGATATTTCCTGCAACAAGCGTTTGCGCAAGGCTTTGTATGTGCTGCGCGCTTATGCGTCCGGCGGACAAAAATCGGTGTTCGAATGTTTTTTGACGCCGGCGGAAAAGCGCGCGCTGTTGGATGAAGTGGCCGGGGTTATCGATCCTGTGGAAGACCGTTTTATTTTGCTGAAGTTGGCCGGGCCGAAGTCGATTCGGACGCTCGGCAAGGCGGTGTTGCCTCAGGACGGTTCGTTTTTTTATGTGGGGTAA
- the cas1 gene encoding CRISPR-associated endonuclease Cas1 yields MSSLYLDRKELAVKLDGQALALYESGQKKGTVPLHLLDRVIVRGNIQLESRVLGALTQRNIGFLVLSGRSTEATAMLSGKPHGDALRRLGQYRMSLSDEARRPLAKWLVLAKLRGQQRLLQDALAARPDLRKPLTGALNTLQGIGGTLRGDAFSVSLSELRGYEGSAAAACFGAYRHLFADSLNFAGRKKRPPPDPVNACLSLGYTLLHYDAVRACHWTGLDPMLGFYHDVSFGRESLACDLMEPLRPLMDKWVWHLFRERRLRAEHFSEDKGRCLLNKEGRQRFYGFYESQVGSARRLLRRYGYALADRLRTEAEG; encoded by the coding sequence ATGAGCAGTTTGTATTTGGATAGAAAGGAATTGGCGGTCAAGCTCGACGGCCAGGCTTTGGCGCTTTATGAATCCGGTCAAAAGAAAGGGACGGTTCCGTTGCATCTTTTGGATCGGGTAATCGTGAGAGGCAATATTCAATTGGAAAGCCGGGTGTTGGGCGCGTTGACGCAGCGCAATATCGGTTTTCTGGTGTTGTCGGGGCGATCCACCGAAGCGACCGCGATGCTTTCGGGTAAGCCGCATGGCGATGCGCTCAGAAGGTTAGGGCAGTACCGGATGAGTTTGAGCGACGAGGCACGGCGTCCGCTGGCGAAGTGGTTGGTTTTAGCCAAGTTGCGAGGGCAGCAGCGTTTATTGCAGGATGCCTTGGCCGCGCGTCCCGATTTAAGAAAGCCTTTGACGGGCGCGCTGAATACTTTGCAAGGTATCGGCGGGACGTTACGCGGCGATGCGTTTAGCGTTTCATTGTCGGAATTGCGAGGTTATGAAGGTAGCGCGGCGGCGGCTTGTTTCGGCGCTTACCGGCATTTGTTCGCCGACTCGCTCAATTTTGCCGGGCGCAAGAAGCGTCCGCCGCCGGACCCGGTCAATGCGTGTTTGTCCTTGGGTTATACGCTGCTGCATTACGATGCGGTCAGGGCTTGTCATTGGACCGGTTTGGACCCGATGCTGGGTTTTTATCACGATGTGAGTTTCGGTCGGGAATCTTTGGCCTGCGATTTGATGGAGCCGTTGCGGCCATTGATGGATAAATGGGTTTGGCATTTGTTTCGCGAACGGCGTTTGCGAGCCGAACATTTCAGCGAGGATAAGGGCAGGTGTTTGTTGAATAAGGAAGGCCGGCAACGTTTTTACGGATTTTACGAAAGCCAAGTCGGCAGCGCACGGCGTTTGCTGCGCCGTTACGGTTATGCCTTGGCCGATAGGTTGCGGACAGAGGCGGAGGGTTAA
- a CDS encoding DUF1887 family CARF protein has protein sequence MNIDTHLILISAQAVPNITPILDEQYRPKKVVMLVSADMRQRADLLESVIRSRVSHINRWSIENAWDIEHIRDQVIELLDAYPENIALNATGGTKPMSIAAYEVFRTFDKPIFYVHPEHDRIIWMHPADQPGGDLADRLKLPEFLKAFGAEVTAQGDKYGVPQRYRELTQTLILNAETYTEPLRVLNAYAAKAKPALTVVLDPKHRNYRQLEKLIELFQDHRLLELKGGRLIFPSDEARFYINGGWLEQHVWGICLNLKKALVLQDVGRSIEVERNHRNPPIRNEMDIALLKDNRLYIIECKTHHDKSPANNKNTQALYKLDSLKDLLGGLQARAMLVSYNSPNKYDLQRAHDLGISICAHRNLAQLSQRLTEWIR, from the coding sequence ATGAACATCGACACCCATCTGATCCTAATATCGGCGCAAGCCGTGCCCAACATCACGCCGATACTCGATGAACAATACCGTCCGAAGAAAGTCGTCATGCTAGTCAGCGCCGATATGCGGCAACGCGCCGATTTGTTGGAATCGGTAATCCGGAGCAGAGTCAGTCATATCAACCGTTGGTCGATCGAAAACGCCTGGGATATCGAACACATCCGCGATCAAGTGATCGAATTGCTCGATGCTTACCCGGAAAACATCGCGCTCAACGCGACCGGCGGCACCAAGCCGATGAGCATCGCCGCCTACGAGGTATTCCGTACGTTCGACAAACCGATATTCTACGTACATCCGGAGCACGACAGGATAATCTGGATGCATCCGGCGGATCAACCTGGCGGCGACCTGGCCGACCGCCTCAAACTGCCGGAGTTTCTAAAAGCTTTCGGCGCCGAAGTGACCGCCCAAGGTGATAAATACGGCGTGCCGCAGCGTTATCGAGAATTGACGCAAACTCTGATCCTAAACGCGGAAACCTACACCGAACCGTTGCGGGTGCTCAATGCCTACGCGGCAAAAGCCAAACCAGCCCTGACCGTAGTACTAGATCCGAAGCATCGAAACTACCGCCAACTCGAAAAGCTGATCGAGCTATTCCAAGACCATCGATTACTCGAATTAAAAGGCGGCCGGCTAATCTTTCCCAGCGACGAAGCACGCTTTTACATCAACGGCGGTTGGCTGGAGCAACACGTTTGGGGCATCTGCCTAAACCTGAAAAAAGCCCTAGTCTTGCAAGACGTCGGCCGAAGCATCGAGGTCGAACGCAACCACCGGAACCCGCCTATCAGAAATGAAATGGATATTGCGCTGCTCAAGGACAACCGGCTATACATCATAGAATGCAAAACCCATCACGATAAAAGCCCGGCCAACAACAAAAATACCCAGGCATTGTACAAACTCGATAGTCTCAAGGATCTATTGGGAGGGTTACAAGCCCGCGCAATGCTGGTAAGCTACAACTCGCCGAATAAATACGATCTACAAAGAGCGCACGATCTCGGTATATCCATCTGCGCGCATCGAAATTTGGCGCAATTATCACAAAGATTGACGGAGTGGATCAGATGA